A window of Rhododendron vialii isolate Sample 1 chromosome 13a, ASM3025357v1 contains these coding sequences:
- the LOC131312981 gene encoding berberine bridge enzyme-like 8, whose protein sequence is MKTPNASLLSLIISLLSLISWATSAYTHEDFLQCLSLHFPNSNSISKVIYTPYNSSYRSILESEIRMERFLPPAPIPKPLVIITPLVESHIQAAIYCSKKHGMQIRVRSGGHDYEGLSYISYQAPFVMVDLVNFQSINIDVKNSTAWVQAGATIGQLYYTIAKKSPTLGFSAGVCPTVGVGGHFSGGGYGMMSRNYGIAVDNIIDARLIDVNGRILDRKSMGEDLFWAIRGGGGASFGVIIAWHIKLVQVPKNVTVFTVNRTLEQNATKIVHKWQYVSEKIDEKLLLRLFLGKANSSQDGKETVQASFVTLYLGGADTLLPLMQQRFPELGLVRSDCIEMSWIDSILYFAGVSGEPLDILLNRSSLVTYSGSYFKGKSDYVTEPISEAGLESIWRTVLEYPEDIEMQFSPYGGRLSEISESATPFPHRAGTLYSIHYGVSWTEAGKSALNWNMRAIRRFYSFMTPYVTKNPRSAYLNYRDLDLGVNNKGNTTSYEQASIWGLKYYGINFKRLVHVKTKVDPGNFFRNEQSIPTL, encoded by the coding sequence ATGAAGACTCCAAATGCTTCATTGCTTTCACTTATAATTTCTCTTCTTTCCTTGATTTCATGGGCAACTTCAGCTTATACTCACGAGGATTTTCTTCAATGCCTTTCCCTTCATTTTCCTAATTCCAACTCAATCTCCAAAGTTATTTACACTCCTTACAACTCTTCGTACCGATCCATTTTGGAATCTGAAATACGAATGGAGCGATTCTTACCACCAGCCCCAATCCCCAAACCTCTCGTCATCATTACACCATTGGTGGAATCCCATATCCAAGCAGCCATTTACTGCTCTAAAAAGCATGGCATGCAAATCCGGGTTCGGAGTGGTGGCCATGACTACGAGGGTCTCTCTTACATCTCTTATCAGGCCCCGTTCGTCATGGTTGACCTAGTaaattttcaatcaatcaatattGATGTCAAAAATAGCACCGCATGGGTTCAAGCTGGGGCCACGATTGGTCAACTTTATTACACCATAGCTAAGAAAAGTCCAACTCTTGGCTTTTCGGCTGGTGTTTGCCCTACAGTAGGTGTTGGTGGACACTTTAGTGGGGGAGGATATGGGATGATGTCCCGTAATTATGGGATCGCTGTCGATAACATCATTGATGCTCGATTAATCGATGTAAATGGAAGAATTCTGGATCGGAAGTCGATGGGGGAAGACCTATTTTGGGCCATTAGAGGAGGTGGAGGCGCTAGTTTTGGTGTTATTATCGCATGGCACATTAAACTTGTACAAGTTCCCAAAAACGTCACGGTTTTCACCGTTAACAGAACCTTGGAACAAAATGCCACCAAGATTGTACACAAGTGGCAATACGTTTCCGAGAAAATTGATGAAAAGCTACTTCTCAGGCTCTTTCTTGGAAAAGCCAATTCTAGCCAAGACGGAAAAGAAACAGTACAAGCCTCGTTCGTTACCTTGTACCTTGGTGGAGCTGACACACTCCTCCCATTGATGCAACAAAGGTTTCCTGAGTTGGGTTTGGTGAGATCAGACTGTATCGAAATGAGTTGGATCGATTCAATACTCTATTTTGCGGGTGTTAGTGGAGAACCGCTTGATATTTTGTTGAATAGGAGTTCGTTGGTGACATATTCTGGTTCATATTTCAAGGGAAAATCAGATTATGTGACCGAGCCCATTTCTGAAGCTGGGCTTGAATCCATATGGAGAACGGTTCTGGAATATCCCGAGGACATCGAGATGCAATTTAGTCCTTATGGTGGAAGGTTAAGTGAGATTTCAGAATCCGCAACGCCTTTCCCCCATAGAGCGGGGACCTTATACAGCATTCATTATGGAGTCTCGTGGACTGAAGCGGGAAAAAGTGCATTGAACTGGAATATGAGAGCAATCCGAAGGTTTTATAGTTTCATGACTCCTTATGTTACCAAGAATCCAAGATCTGCATATCTCAACTACAGAGATCTTGATTTGGGGGTAAATAACAAAGGGAACACTACAAGCTATGAACAAGCAAGCATTTGGGGTTTGAAATACTATGGGATCAACTTTAAGAGATTGGTTCATGTGAAGACCAAGGTCGATCCTGGTAACTTTTTCAGGAATGAGCAAAGCATTCCAACTCTGTGA